Part of the Desulfovibrio psychrotolerans genome, GCAAATGCCTATGCCTCGCTCAGCGGCTCGGGCAGTGACTATGAATCTACCTATCATCGCAATGCCGCTGTGGTGGCGGAACAGGGCCTGACCACGAAGTCGGGCCGCGACACCACCGTTGCCGGGGCCACCGTGCAGGGCAACACTGTTACCATGCAGGTTGGCGGCGACCTGACCGTTGCCAGCAGGCAGGATGAAAGCGGGGGCGGTTCTTCGTCGTTTGGGGTATCCGCCGATGTGATGGTGGGGGCCGGTGCATCCGGCAGCGTTTCTGCAAACGTGGGCAAGGGGCAGAGCTCTTCCGCGTGGGTGCATGAGCAGACATCTATTATCGGCAAGGAGAAGGTGGATATCCGCGTGGAGGATAACACCCACGTGGAGGGCGCGGTTATCGCTGCCATGAACGGCGACCTGACGCTGGACACCAACACCCTGACCTATGCCGACATTCACGATCACGACACGGCCAGCAAT contains:
- a CDS encoding hemagglutinin repeat-containing protein, which codes for ANAYASLSGSGSDYESTYHRNAAVVAEQGLTTKSGRDTTVAGATVQGNTVTMQVGGDLTVASRQDESGGGSSSFGVSADVMVGAGASGSVSANVGKGQSSSAWVHEQTSIIGKEKVDIRVEDNTHVEGAVIAAMNGDLTLDTNTLTYADIHDHDTASN